The Argentina anserina chromosome 5, drPotAnse1.1, whole genome shotgun sequence genome includes the window CGCCGCCCTCCCCGCCGCCAAGCTCCGCCGCCCGGTTCTGTCGCTTGGAAATATATTCCTTCCTTACTACTTGGTCAAGTCGGTTATCTGGAGCTACTTTAAACTGCGGGAGTTTGATCCCCACGTGGTGATCGGCACCGGCGGGTACGTGTCTTTTCCGGTGGGCATTGCGGCGGCGCTGAGAGGAGTGAAGCTTGTGATTCAAGAACAGAATGCTGTTCCGGGAATAGCCAACTGGTTGCTGTCGTTTTTGGCTGAGGTTGTGTTTGTGGCTTTTAATTCGACCATTGATTGTTTCCCAAGTGGGAAGAAGTGTGTGGTGTGTGGGAATCCGGTGAGGTTGTCTTTGAGGAAGAATGTGTCCAAGGCCGCTGCGAGGGGGCGGTTCTTTCCCAACGCCGGCGAGATTGGGGAGGAGGTGAAGGTGGTTTTGGTGCTTGGTGGGTCTTTAGGGGCTAATGCTGTAAACATTGCTTTGTTGAATTTGTATTATCAGATGTTGTTGGAGAAGGAGGACTTGTTCATTATATGGCAGACTGGAGTTGAGGCCTATAATGAGATGGAGAGCCTTGTTAAGAACCATCCGCGGCTGCTTTTGAAGCCGTAAGTGATTTCTGATTCTGTAGTTAAGTAACCACAACGCCAAATTATGCTTGAATATAACTTGTAGTTGTTCATTAAGAGTATAAGCTTGGAAAGAGTGGAAAAGTAATCCATATAGTTTTGTATCATCCATTGGGTTCAATAGTAGTGATCATCAATATTTTGTTGTTAATACTGTGATAAATGATACATATCCTATCCTAGGTAGTAGACTTGCTATGTCATTTGTCATTGAATCTGATCTAACTCTGCATATCGAAGGTTCATGCATAAAATGGATTTGGCATTTGCGGCTGCAGACCTAATTGTTTCACGAGCCGGTGCAATGACTTGCTATGAGCTCTTGGCAACTGGGAAGCCTTCCATTCTGGTAATTTCAGTTTTCAAGTTCTGTTGTAGAATTAAAGCATGTCGTGATAGATTCATAAATAAGACCTAATTTCTTGcttctgtttttcaagttGTATGAGACTATCATCCATGTGAATATATAATGCCCATATCTACCAATGTTTCATCATGTTCTTAATATCAATAGTTTTGTCCCTTTTTCGCTCAAGGAGATAACTCATAATTGCTTTTGTAGATACCATCTCCAGATGCTGCTGAAGGACATCAATTCAGAAACGCCACATTGATGGCAGACTTAGCGGGTGCAAGGGTTATAACTGAAGATGAACTTGATTCAACAACACTTGGAAATGCAATAGAAGAGATATTAGGTATGTCTATTTTGTTGCCTGATCATATACATTGCTTGCTTGCTTTTTAAAGTTTTAACTATTATGGTTCTCAGAAAACACTTACTACTGTAAAATTGTCTTATAATCTGGAGTTATTTTAAGCCTAAATGatactttgacatatatatatatactgcttAGCATGTTGTGTATGCGTAATCTTTGTATATTTCCTTCCTATGGTTGCCTCTTAGACTGAATATTCAAATTATattgatgaatttttttagTTGTTGTGTATGTGCTGTTTTATTTGTTCATGATAAGATTCTGGGATCTGGACAGTAAACTAATCCAAGTTGACTCTAGATGTGAGATTGCATTTTGATCTCTTCTTTTTTACAGGGGATGAGAGTATAATGGCAGATATGTCTGAGAGGGCTCTGAAAGCTGCAAACTTCAATGCCTCTGAAAAGATTGCACAGCACGTTCTTTCTCTAGTCAGCTCATCAAGACCAAAAAAGTAGAGTTCAAGGTGGTTTATATCCTTCATAAGCGTTAAATCCTGCATCCACGCTCCATTACAGTTGACCAAAATTAGTTAATTTGTTATATGCAGAAGGGTTCCAATTCCATAGAAGTTGAGTTCAGGAAGTTGCCTTCATCCTTCTGGCAAAGGGTTTGATGAGGGCCTTGGTAGCTAGGAAAGTCGAGTCAGGATCTTCATGTTAGATTTACATAAATTCTTTTCCAAGCTGTTCCTAAAATGGTTAGAGGCTGCATTCTGTGGTGTGATGAGGAAGAGGTCATATTCACCAAAAGAGTGATTTTATTTAAACTGATTCTGAAAAGAGACTGATTTTATTGTTGTAGCCTTCTTCTCTGTATGCAAAGGAAATCTTATTCTGAATATCCTTCTCGTTCCATTATTACTTCTTTACTTGCTATATTATAACTTCTATGCAGGGTGCTATGGTGCTCTAAACTAATGAAACTCCAGAATCCAAAGCTGTTAGATTGCAGAAAATTTGCAGTGTACTGATTCTCGATTCTAGAGTTTCAGTATAATGAAAGACAGTCactaatatttatacacaattaCATGCTGGTTTTAACAAGCGGAGCCTTTCTTCACTCCTTTAATCATTTTCACGAAACCCTGCAAAAGTAGTTCAAACATTTGCTGTATCTGCACCAATTACTTTGCTTAATGAACCATCTTTTGGTCGTTGGGGCTGATCCATTTAATTCCAATTTTCCAAAACCACCTCCCTACATAAAAAATAGTGGTAATCTGACTCATTACGATGGTTGCTAGGTAGGTCACTTCTTTAGTAGGCCAGCCGAATGGATCAGAGGACATGAGGTGGGTTCCCGGAGTGACCAATCTTTCTTAAAATTTGACCGTGAGATTTGCTCCTTTTACATGGTCGACCTCCGAGGTCTCTTATTGAATgacaataaagaaaaaaaaacactaagCTAATCGGACAACCGAACGAATTTCATCATTTTCATGTTACCTTAACAATAATTTTtactttaaatttaattcaccCATTGTTTTCTCTATATGAAATCTAGCTCAACTAGAAAATCCAGCCACCGATAAAAGAAAAAACGCAAAAACAAAAGACGGAAATTATTGAGTAAACTAGTGAGAAGTAAAATCCAACGGCTTGAAAATTGTGAAACAAAATTGTTCATAAAAGGAGAGGAAAATACTGAACATGAGATTCCCATGCGGTCCATTgcctccaaaaaaaaaaaagctcatTTCCCTCCCGCTAAATTGGCCAACCACCTTTTTATCCCCTAAATAGTAATTTCAATTCAAAAACCCCAAAACGATGCCGTTTCTTTTTCCCAGTTCCGATCTCCGTTCTCTCACCACCGCTTTCGTCACCGACCGTCCCTACTTCACCCCGAACCGCTTCGCGTCTCCGCACGCCGCACCCCGACTGCTTCCCCCGCTGGCGTAGCCTTCGATTTAAACAAAACAACCGACCCGCGGTGGTCGGTTTGTACCGCCGACGAGCTTCACTACGTCGCCGTTCCTGACTCCGGTTGGAACCTCGCTCTCTGGCGCTACCTTCCCTCTCCTCAGGTCAattctatctctctctctctctctctctctctctacattTCTATACATCGTAGAATCTTTGATTGATTGAATTGATCGAAATCGCAGACGGAGCTGAGGAACCACCCGCTGCTACTGTTGTCAGGGCTCGGCACTAATGCGATTGGTTATGATCTCTCGCCGGAGGTGAGAGAGAGCTTTGCTA containing:
- the LOC126794860 gene encoding uncharacterized protein LOC126794860; this encodes MAALSHLSFIPNLPPTKVKTFNLKVTSCLSLKQSNDPALASHNDAVSSDTLRVVFAAGGTGGHIYPAVAIADELKSTNPNAHILFLGIPRSMESKAVPNAGYDFAALPAAKLRRPVLSLGNIFLPYYLVKSVIWSYFKLREFDPHVVIGTGGYVSFPVGIAAALRGVKLVIQEQNAVPGIANWLLSFLAEVVFVAFNSTIDCFPSGKKCVVCGNPVRLSLRKNVSKAAARGRFFPNAGEIGEEVKVVLVLGGSLGANAVNIALLNLYYQMLLEKEDLFIIWQTGVEAYNEMESLVKNHPRLLLKPFMHKMDLAFAAADLIVSRAGAMTCYELLATGKPSILIPSPDAAEGHQFRNATLMADLAGARVITEDELDSTTLGNAIEEILGDESIMADMSERALKAANFNASEKIAQHVLSLVSSSRPKK